ACTTCTGGGGGGGGTCCTATCGCCCATCAGCTACTGCGTCCCGGCTGACGGCCAATCAGGGCGGGCCGTTAGCTACAGCGAAACTCGTACCGCGGCGTACGTTAAGTTGATCTTTGGAACGGCTGTGCTGGGCCGGAGGAATGGCGATTTCTTCATGCACTGCCATTGCATCTGGTGTCTTCCTGACGGAACCTTGGCGGCAGGACATTTGTGGCCAGAGACCCACATCGGTGATCCGGGGCCGTCGGTCGCACTGATTAGCTTCGACGGTATTGAGCTGACGAGTGCTGATTGCAAGGAAACTCTCCTCCCCGTTTTCACCCCGCAAGCTAAGTTTGGAGGACAGACCATGAGTTCCGATATGGCAGGCCCCACCTGTCGGACCGTAGTAGCGAGAGTGCTGCCCAACGAGGATATCACTGACGCTGTATTACGGATTTGCAGTGACAACGGCTTCAGCACGGCGATAGTCCGTGGAGGCACCGGCAGCTTGATCGGTGCTCTTTTTGAACCGAATAGCGGCGGTCCACCACAAAAGGTCGACGGTCCTGCGACTGAAGTGGTCACCCTCGTCGGTCACCTTGAGTCAAACCAACGCGGGCGGCCAGTCGTTCACTTAAGCTGCACGCTCGTCGACAAACACGGCAACGTGCATGCTGGACGGCTGGTCAAGGGCGCGAATCCAGTCTCGGTCACGTTCGAGTTGGTTGTCCAAGAAGTCAACCCGGTTCCTTTTATAAACGAATCTCACGACCGTGCAGCGTCCACAGACGCGCTAAGACTGAAGGAGAAGTAGATGAATATTGTCCTGACCACGGAGTTCCTAGGAAACGAGACAGAGGCGGATCTTGTTGATTGGCTCGTCAGTGAGGGCCAAAGTGTCGTCAAAGGGCAGGCGTTATGCCAGATCGAGACGTCGAAAACGACCAACGAATTTAGTTCTCCTGCTGACGGACGCATTAGTCTGCGCGTTGATGAAGGCGATCTAGTTGAGCTCGACACCATCATCGCGGTTATTGAATAGAGGGAAAATTATGGCACATTTTGATTTCAACCAACAGGGTCTTGACGGGCTGAAGATGATGTCAATGATCCGTCAGTTTGAAAGCCGGATGCCGATTCTGTCTGAAGAAGGATTGATTCGCGGCTCAACTCACCCTTCGGTCGGCATGGAGGCGGTGGCTACCGGTGTTTCATTGGCTTTGGGGCCGCAGGACTCCATTGCGTCTAACCACCGGGGACATGCGCATTGTCTGGCACGGGGCGCGGATCCGGCCCGGACAATGGCCGAAATCCTAGGTAGACGTGACGGCTATGGGGGCGGGAAGGGCGGTTCGATGCATATTGGCGTCTCGGAACTCGGCATCCTTGGGACCAACGGCATCGTGGGAGCCGGCATAGGACTTGCGACTGGAGCTGCCCTCGCAGCGCAAATCCAGGGTACGGATGCTGTCTCTGTGGTGTATTTCGGCGACGGAGCCTCCAACCAGGGGGTAATGTCTGAGGCCTTCAACTTGGCGGCGATCTGGCAGCTTCCGGTGGTTTTCGTTTGCGAAAACAACCATTACGCACAATCTGCTCCAATCGAGAAGATGATTGCGCAGCCTGATCTTAAGCAACGCGGTTTGGCCTATGGAGTCCCATCCGTCGACGTTGATGGCATGAGCCTTGGTGAAACCTATACGGCCGCGGCTGAAGGCGTCGAGCGGGCGCGGCAGGGTCGGGGCCCTTCGTTCATCATCGCAGACACCTACCGCTACCTCGGACACATGGCGGGAGACACCGAGATATACCGGAAAAAAGACGAGGTAGAACAATGGAAGGCTAAGGACCCAATTGCCCGCCTTGCCGCGGAACTACTGGACGCCGGTGTCCTGACCATGCCGGACTGGGAAGAAATCCAGATTGAAGCGGTACGCATAGTACAGGAAGCGGAAGAGTTCGCACGGAATTCGGCTTTCCCCGATCCGGCTGAGGCTACCCAAGACGTCTATAAGAAGGAAGTTCCAGCATGAACACTAAAACTCTGACGACCTGGAGGGCTCTTAACTCAGCGTTGACCGATATCTTACGCGATACGCCCGAGGCCTTCATCATGGGCGAGGACATCACATCTTGGGGCACCGGTGGCGGTATTCACGGTGTGACGAGGAAATTGGCCAAAGAATTTGGCGCGGAACGTGTACGGGACACCCCGATTTCCGAGGAAGTCCTTATATCCGCCGCTGTGGGGGCAGCCATGCGTGGTAGCCGACCGATTCTCGAAATCATGTACTCAGATTTTAGCTTCCTAGGCTTCGACGGCATCATTAACCAGGCGGCGAAGAGCCGCTATATGTTCGGCGGCCAGTTTGACTGCCCACTCGTCATCCGTACCAACGGTGGTTCCGGCGTCGGCAAAGCAGGCCAGCATTCGCAATCGCTGGAGACACTGTTCGCCCATATTCCTGGTCTGGAAGTCGCGGTGCCGGGCACGCCCGCAGACGCATATGGTCTACTGCGCACTGCTGTGAAAAGCGATAATCCGACCATCTTCTTGGAACACAAAAATACCTATTACGATAAGGGTGAGCTGGATTTCCGACCAGTGCCGTTTGGCCAGGCGAGGATCGCACGGGAAGGCACTGATGTAACGGTCGTGGCAACACAGCAGTTGCTCACCCGATCTCTGGTTGCGGCGGAACGGCTCCAGGCCGAACACGGGGTCAGCGCTGAGGTTATCGACCCGCGTACCCTCTACCCGTTCGACATGGAAACTGTGCTCACGTCAGTTCGGAAAACCAGGCATCTAGTCGTGGCCCATGAAGCCGTCAGGGATTATGGGTGGGGCGCCGAAGTCGCCTCCACAGTCGTCGAACAGGCATGGGCGGAACTTGATGCGCCGCCTGTTCGCTTAGGCGGTGCACGGACGCCTATTCCTTACAGCGAACCTCTCGAGAATGCTGTGATCCCAGGAGTGGATCAGGTCTTCGATGCCCTACGCGAGGTCCGCAAAGCAGGGAAGTTATAGCAGATTGCAAGTGCGGCGACTAGCACCGCCGATGGGCGGTATTTATCGGCGCCAGCATACGAAAACAAGAAAGCGTGGAATGAAGCAAATGGGACACCGAATGACGGGCAAAACGGTGCTGATATTCGGCGGCGGATCCGGAGGTGGGGTAATCAATAATGGGATCGCGGCGGCCCTGACATACGCGAGAGAGGGCGCACGCCTTTTCATAGCCGATAACGACGCTGTCGCGCTCCAGGACGGTCTGGCCCTTCTACGGAAAGAGCAGCCGGAAGCGGTGGTAACGGGGACAGAGGCCGATGTCACAGACTCCAGAGCAGTTAAAAAGGCCGTCGATGCCTGCGTCGCCGCGATCGGTGCCCCAAATGTTCTGCACAACAACGTGGGTATTGCACCCATGGGGGGTCCATTGGAGATGACTGAGGAGGAATGGAATAAGGTCCTTGCGGTGAACCTTTCCAGTGCCTTCATTACCACTAAACACGTCCTGCCGCATCTGTTGCAGACAGGTGGAGCGATTGTGAACATCGCCTCAATTGGTGGAATGCGATATTTGGGCTACAATTACCCGGGTTACGCAGCTTCCAAGGGCGGACTGATCCAGTTCACCAAGAGCATTGCCTTGGAGTACGCAAACCGAGGTGTGCGAGCCAACTGCGTAGCACCTGGCTTCATAGAAACGCCTATGATGTACCAGCAGATAGCGGCGAACTATTCGTCGACTGAGCAGATGCTCAAAGCACGGAACGCAGTCTGCCCGACCGGCTCTATGGGCAATTCCTTCGATGTAGCAAATGCCGCATTATTTCTTGCATCGGACGAATCGAAGTACATCAACGGTGTGTGTCTGCCGGTCGATGGGGGACTGGTGCATTCAGTCCCAAGCCCGACTTAGGAGAGAGACTCTAGCCTGTTGGGTATTGGTTGAGTCCGGCACTGGAGGAAGGGTCTGAAGATAATGAGTCGAGACGAAGGCACCAGAATGATTCTGGGCAAAGACCCCATTTCCCATGCGTTGATCAGGCGTATCAGAGGCATGAAACCGGGCGACAAGTTAGCCAGCGAACGTCAGCTAGCCGAGGAGCTCGGAGTGAGCCGAACCGCTCTTCGTGATCGCGCGGGCAAACTGCAGTCCATGGGAATCTTGGAGCGGCGGGGCCGGATGGGAACTTTCGTCGTAGGCCTCCGGCCCGAAACCATCAGTGAGGTTCTGACGTTGGGATTAATGGCGTCGGATCTCACCCTTGAATCTATAGTTACCGTGCGCATGGCGCTGGAACGTCAAGCTGCCCTCGAAGCGGCTAGCAGGCATGACCACGTTAGTGTTGCGCATATGGCCGTGGCGGTTGACATGATGGACGAAACAAACGACGGCGAGCGGCTCAGACAGGCGGACATGGACTTCCATCGTGCGCTTTTCGACGCGTCCGGATCCCCGGCACTGCGTTTCTTCTCTCAGGTTCTTTCCCAAGTGTTGGCGGAAACTGTCCAGAGTCTCAGTTTGAGTGAAGACCGAGTTACTATGCGGAAAGTCCATCGCGATATCTTGGCCGCTGTGCAAGACCAAGAATACGATGCCGTCCTCTCCGCTATCGACCAGCACTTCGAATGGCTGGACGTTCTAATCAATAATCATCGATCCGACGATCGAGCTCACAAGAAGGAATCGGAAGAGCATTTGGATTTCCCGCCGGGATCGAATCAACTAACCGCTGTGGCCGGAACTTCAAAAGCCAGCGCTGAATTAGCGCCATGAAGGAGTGCAGACTCGAGGCCGCTCGAGTCAGATTCATCTGGCTGCACATATACAACCGGGGACATTACTGAGGGAAGTCGGCATAATCCTGAGATCGGCATAATTAGAGTTAATCGTTAGACCGGGAATAGTAAGATGGTGATGGCTTCGCCGTCCAGGACGGAGGGCCACACCTAGGTCCTGGATTCGATCGAACGATAGGGAAAGCTCCGGCCAATCCTTGCGAGGCTGTCGAGCCGCAGACGCCGGTTCTATGCACTAACAATGAATAACTGTGCGATTAATGGAAGAGTTATAATGGACGCGGCAGTCGTAACAACAATCGTAGCTGCCGCCGCTCTTCCATCACCGCCGTCAGCCTGTGCCAATACGAATGCCGTTGCCGACGTCGGCATTCCTGCCGCCAGTACAAGAGCGACAAACCAAGGTTCGGGAAGTTCCGGCGCTAACCACATCGCAGTCCCGGCAGTAATTGCCGGCAGCAAGAGAAGCTTTGCTCCCGCGGCAGTAAACAGAGGTAGAACATTCAATTCTCCCCCCGAAAAGTTTAGAACAGCATTTCGCAAGCTCAAGCCGATGGCAAACAACGCTCCTGGAGCCGCGGCCCCGGCGAGGATGTCAATATAACTAGTGACTGGTGCGGGTACTGTCACATCTGTCAAGCCGACTAAAACCCCCAACCCGATTCCCCAAAAAACTGGACTGGCAAATATCGCTTTCCGCATAGCTGTATTGACTATCGCCCATCGGTTCATCCCTGCTGTCGGTCTAATCAACAGCAGACCATAAAGAATGGGATATCCGAGCATGAAGAGGAAGTTGTGAAACAGCTGTGCCATCCCGGCTGGCAAACCTCCTGCCTCGCCTAAGACGCCGATAATCACGGGAATTCCGAGGTACGCAACATTCCCGTAACTTGCCGCCATTGCCACAGCTAGAGTGCTCTTCACGTTTCGCCCAACCAAAAACCAGATCAAAACGAAGACGGCACCAGCAAAGGCTGCTGTGGTCCCAAGAATAAGTATCGGGAATGCCAGGGGGAAGCCGGCAGCAAAATCTGATTCCGCTGCTATCTTAAATAGAAGCGCAGGAAGCGCAACGTAGAAAACAAAAGCACTAATGGAAGACTCAGCAGCACCGTCGCGGAACCTACCCCAATAGCTGGCCAGGTATCCGGAAAAAACGACCAAAAATAGAGGCAGTACTTTAATTAGTACTTCAGTGAACATTAGGAATCGTGCCGTCCAGTCCTGCAGTTGTGTACACAACAGGTGTGAATGTTAGTGGCGATCTTGGGCGTGCGCGTAGATGATGGAGGGCAACGAAAGCTAGCCAGAGGGTAGCGCCATGCGTGCAGGCCAACCCGGGTATGTCGAAGGGACAGCTGGCTAGGTGGCCCAATCTTCATTACTCGCCTCGTCTTTCATGTAGGTGGGCTCGGACCGGCGATTTAAAGTCTAAAAGGTGCCCTGATGTGGGAAAATGTAGTTACCACACCATATTTTCGTGATACATCAGGAGCACCCTGCAGGTGAACTACTTTAGCGGTTTCTAGCCGTCCATTCGAGTTGATGACGCCGGGTATGGGTTGGTGTCCCAAGGCGGTGGTGCGATTCTGGC
This region of Arthrobacter roseus genomic DNA includes:
- a CDS encoding PCC domain-containing protein, encoding MSSDMAGPTCRTVVARVLPNEDITDAVLRICSDNGFSTAIVRGGTGSLIGALFEPNSGGPPQKVDGPATEVVTLVGHLESNQRGRPVVHLSCTLVDKHGNVHAGRLVKGANPVSVTFELVVQEVNPVPFINESHDRAASTDALRLKEK
- a CDS encoding lipoyl domain-containing protein — encoded protein: MNIVLTTEFLGNETEADLVDWLVSEGQSVVKGQALCQIETSKTTNEFSSPADGRISLRVDEGDLVELDTIIAVIE
- a CDS encoding thiamine pyrophosphate-dependent dehydrogenase E1 component subunit alpha, which produces MAHFDFNQQGLDGLKMMSMIRQFESRMPILSEEGLIRGSTHPSVGMEAVATGVSLALGPQDSIASNHRGHAHCLARGADPARTMAEILGRRDGYGGGKGGSMHIGVSELGILGTNGIVGAGIGLATGAALAAQIQGTDAVSVVYFGDGASNQGVMSEAFNLAAIWQLPVVFVCENNHYAQSAPIEKMIAQPDLKQRGLAYGVPSVDVDGMSLGETYTAAAEGVERARQGRGPSFIIADTYRYLGHMAGDTEIYRKKDEVEQWKAKDPIARLAAELLDAGVLTMPDWEEIQIEAVRIVQEAEEFARNSAFPDPAEATQDVYKKEVPA
- a CDS encoding alpha-ketoacid dehydrogenase subunit beta, whose product is MNTKTLTTWRALNSALTDILRDTPEAFIMGEDITSWGTGGGIHGVTRKLAKEFGAERVRDTPISEEVLISAAVGAAMRGSRPILEIMYSDFSFLGFDGIINQAAKSRYMFGGQFDCPLVIRTNGGSGVGKAGQHSQSLETLFAHIPGLEVAVPGTPADAYGLLRTAVKSDNPTIFLEHKNTYYDKGELDFRPVPFGQARIAREGTDVTVVATQQLLTRSLVAAERLQAEHGVSAEVIDPRTLYPFDMETVLTSVRKTRHLVVAHEAVRDYGWGAEVASTVVEQAWAELDAPPVRLGGARTPIPYSEPLENAVIPGVDQVFDALREVRKAGKL
- a CDS encoding SDR family NAD(P)-dependent oxidoreductase, producing the protein MTGKTVLIFGGGSGGGVINNGIAAALTYAREGARLFIADNDAVALQDGLALLRKEQPEAVVTGTEADVTDSRAVKKAVDACVAAIGAPNVLHNNVGIAPMGGPLEMTEEEWNKVLAVNLSSAFITTKHVLPHLLQTGGAIVNIASIGGMRYLGYNYPGYAASKGGLIQFTKSIALEYANRGVRANCVAPGFIETPMMYQQIAANYSSTEQMLKARNAVCPTGSMGNSFDVANAALFLASDESKYINGVCLPVDGGLVHSVPSPT
- a CDS encoding FadR/GntR family transcriptional regulator, with translation MSRDEGTRMILGKDPISHALIRRIRGMKPGDKLASERQLAEELGVSRTALRDRAGKLQSMGILERRGRMGTFVVGLRPETISEVLTLGLMASDLTLESIVTVRMALERQAALEAASRHDHVSVAHMAVAVDMMDETNDGERLRQADMDFHRALFDASGSPALRFFSQVLSQVLAETVQSLSLSEDRVTMRKVHRDILAAVQDQEYDAVLSAIDQHFEWLDVLINNHRSDDRAHKKESEEHLDFPPGSNQLTAVAGTSKASAELAP
- a CDS encoding AEC family transporter produces the protein MFTEVLIKVLPLFLVVFSGYLASYWGRFRDGAAESSISAFVFYVALPALLFKIAAESDFAAGFPLAFPILILGTTAAFAGAVFVLIWFLVGRNVKSTLAVAMAASYGNVAYLGIPVIIGVLGEAGGLPAGMAQLFHNFLFMLGYPILYGLLLIRPTAGMNRWAIVNTAMRKAIFASPVFWGIGLGVLVGLTDVTVPAPVTSYIDILAGAAAPGALFAIGLSLRNAVLNFSGGELNVLPLFTAAGAKLLLLPAITAGTAMWLAPELPEPWFVALVLAAGMPTSATAFVLAQADGGDGRAAAATIVVTTAASIITLPLIAQLFIVSA